The genomic region GGGAGGCCGGCAAGCGGCTCGAGCGCCTCGCCGCGGCCGCGGCCCAGCGCGGTGCGTCCAAGCAGGCAGGCGGGCACGTCCGATCCGAGCGCGGCGGCGATTTCGAAGAGCGCCGGATCGTCGGGCGCACGGCCGCAGTGGCGGGCGAGCGCGCGCAATGTCGCCGCCGCGTCCGCCGAACCGCCACCGATGCCCGAGGCGACGGGCAGGTGCTTCACCAGTTCGATCGGCGGAATAGTGTCGAGCCCGAAACGCGAGGCGAAAGCGACGGCGGCACGCGTGACGAGATTGTCGGCGGTATCGCCAAGCGCGGGGGCGAAGGGGCCGGTGACGCGAAGACCCTCCCCCTCGCCGCCGAGCCGCACCTCGTCGCCGAGCGCCACGAAGGCGAACAGCGTTTCGAGTTCGTGATAGCCGTCGGCGCGGCGGCGGCGGACGTGGAGCGCCAGGTTGAGCTTGGCGCGCGCGGGTTCGACGATCATGGCGTCAATTGGCGGCAGCGTCGGGGCCGTTCAGCCCCCGGCGCAGCTTGCGCTCGAGCCGCGCGGTATCCTCGGCATCGGCATAGACGGCGGCGGCGCGCCAGGCGTAGCGCGCCTCGTAGCGCCGATCGACTCGCCAATAGGCGTCGCCGAGATGCTCGTTGATGAGGCTGTCCGCCGGCGCGCCGCGCGCCGCCTGTTCGAGCAGCGGCACGGC from Sphingosinithalassobacter sp. CS137 harbors:
- a CDS encoding 4-(cytidine 5'-diphospho)-2-C-methyl-D-erythritol kinase; protein product: MIVEPARAKLNLALHVRRRRADGYHELETLFAFVALGDEVRLGGEGEGLRVTGPFAPALGDTADNLVTRAAVAFASRFGLDTIPPIELVKHLPVASGIGGGSADAAATLRALARHCGRAPDDPALFEIAAALGSDVPACLLGRTALGRGRGEALEPLAGLPPRAVLLVNPGVAVSTAEVFRRWDGIDRGPLPDGEALEAAQCGRNDLEAPACAVAPVIADVLGRLAEQPGALLVRMSGSGATCFALYDSAAACAAAAAAIRTARPRWWCAETILA